The genomic window GCAAAACGTCGGAAAGGAAATAGATCCTAAAATGAAGGTTTCGGTTTTTAAAACCTACGGTACCGCCATGATCAGATACAAAGATCTCGAACTTGAATTTGTGGGAGCGAGAAAAGAAAGCTATACCGAAAACAGCCGCAAGCCGGAAGTGGAAGGCGGGACCATTGAGGACGACCAGAAGAGAAGGGATTTTACCGTTAACGCCATGGCCATTTCTCTGAACGAAAATAATTTCGGTGAGCTGATTGATCCCTTCAATGGAGTGGAGGATCTGGAAAAGGGAATTCTGAGAACCCCTTTGGAACCGGCGCAGACATACTCTGATGATCCGTTGAGGATGATGCGGGCCATCCGTTTTGCTTCAACGCTGCAGTTTCAAATTGAAGATCAGTCTTTGGAAGCGATCAGACAGGAAGCAGAGCGGATAAAAATCGTTTCCCGGGAAAGAATCATGGTGGAATTCAATAAAATCATGCTTTCCCAAAAGCCGTCAGTCGGGCTGAAACTCATGGAGCAGACCGGACTAATGAAACTTATTATTCCCGAACTGATTGATCTGAAAGGAGTAGAGGAGGTCGAAGGGCAGACCCATAAAGATAATTTTTATCACACTCTGGAAGTGGTGGATAACATTTCGGAAAACACCGATAACCTGTGGCTGAGATGGTCGGCACTGTTACATGACATCGGAAAAGCACCGACGAAAAAATTTGTAGAAGGAACAGGCTGGACTTTCCACGGACATGAGTTTTTGGGTTCCAAAATGGTAAAAACATTATTTCAGCGATTGAAGCTGCCGTTGGGTCCGGATATGAAATATGTCCAGAAAATGGTTAAGCTCTCCTCGCGTCCGATAGCTCTGATTACCGATGATGCTTCGGATTCTGCTCTGAGAAGATTGCTTTTTGATGCCGGAGAAGATATGGAAGACCTGTTTACCCTTTGCAAAGCCGATATCACGACCAAAAATTCCAGGAAACAGGAAAAATTCAAGAAGAATTTCGAGTATGTAGCGGTAAAAATCAAAGAAGTGGAAGAAAAAGACCAAGTGCGGAATTTCCAGCCACCGATTTCCGGAGAAGAAATCATGGCCATGTTCAACCTCAAGCCAGGCCGTGAAATTGGTATTTTAAAGGAAAAAGTAAAAGAGGCCATTCTGGAAGGAGAGATTGGCAATGACAGTGAAGAAGCTAAAAGGTTCGTCATTGCCGAAGCAGAAAAGCTGGGATTGGCATTGGTTTAACGGATTCTTATTTAATAAATTTTAAAGCAATGGATTTTTAATCTGTTGCTTTTTTTAACAAAAAATCCGGGCGGCTCTCAGGAACCGCCCGGAAAAAACACAAATGATGAAAAAAAATTAAATGAAATATTCTCGCTGTAAAGCGGAATATTAGTTTTTATAGAATCCGTTGGTCGCGATTCCTGTATTGAAAGAGGTTAACAATGAACCGTTGTTTGCATTGTAAACCGATACTTTGCTGTCTGAAGTAAATGTTTTCGCATCGGCGATGTATAATCTTCCGTCGATGACATTGAATCCGTAGAGGTTGGTAATACCTGTTAAAGAAACAAGCGCAGCCGTAGGCGCAGTAGTAGCCGTGATGCTCATCGAATATACTTTGCTGTAATCTACAAAATAAAACTTATCGGAATCAATTTTCAGCCTTTGTACCTGAGGAATGGTAGTCAGCGTTGTCGTCTGATAAGCTCCTGTAGCCGTATTGATCTTATAAATATAAGAAGCGGTATCGCTGGACGTAAGAACATACGCAGATCCGTTGTAAGATACAAGGTCTTTGATAATCGCTCCGTTGTTCGGTAAGCTTACCGTAGCGGAAACCGAGTTATTGGAAGGACTGATGATCGTAACGGTATTTCCGGTTGGGTGACTTGCGTAAGGAGGAGTAGAGTCATAATAAACACCGTCGGTCTGTACCACGATATTTCCTCCGGCTTCAACTACTTTCTCCGCGTATCGGTCGAAATTGATGCTCTTTACAAAGGTATTGTCCCCTGAGTTATAAACATTGATTTTCTTTACCGATCCGAAATTATTGTTGGTTACATAATATTGGTTTCCTGAAAATGCAATATATCTCGGGTTATCAAGATTTGAAGTAACGGTCGTCTGCTTTTTAAAAGTGGATCTGTTAACGATCTCAATCTTATTGGGCGTATTCATCACAAGATAAGCATTGTCCCCTTTGAAACCGATCGTCTGCAGAACGTTACCTAAAATTTCTTTGTTGTTGTTTGCGGCGTAGATTCCGTTCTGTAAAACGGCAAGGTCGTTGCTTACATAAGAAACATCAGAAGTTGGTGTGGTGAACCCTCCTTCATTGGCAATGATAATACCGTTGGTATAATCTGTTTTTTGTGTTTCCATCACAAATTCGTCATCGCTACAGGCAATGTTGAACAACAGGGCCGAAGCAAATGCAAGAGATAAAATTTTTCTGATTTTCATTTATTTTTATTTAAAAATTAATATTCAAATAGACGCTGTAATTCCTTTTAGGCAGCGGATAAAAAGCGGTGGTCTGATAGATTTCGTTAAATATATTGTTCACCTTACCGCCGATCGTGTAATGCTTAAGGAAAGTTCCTGAAATTCCGGCATTCATTACGAAATACGGTTCGATGGCAGCACTTCTTTTTTCTTCGCTGTCGGCATACGTAAGCCCGTTGTACATTCCCTGTACATAAACTTTCATAAAAGAATAGCGGTAATCGATATTCCCGAAAAACTTGTGAAGCGGAACATACATCATCTGCTTATCCGTTTCCAGATTGGTGGATTTTGTATACGAATAACCCAGGTTGGACCTTAATACATGTTTCCCGAATTTTCTTTCGTATTCGATTTGGGATTCAAGCCCGTAAGACTGAACTTTATAGGTGTTTACCGGCGAATAATATCCCATACTTCCCGGAAGCCAGGTAATCATGTTGGTGATCCTGATGTAATAGGGGGTCAGCATAAGCTTTACACCGGCAATGGTAAACTGGTTTTTCAGATCAAACTGATAGGCAGTTTCGGGTTTCAGATCAAGATTTCCGCCGGGTTGCCAGTACAGGTCATTAAAGGACGGATACCTGAAATTTTTAGCAGCATTCAGGTTAAGATTGTACCATCTCGTCATGTTCCAGTTTCCCGAAAAAGAAAGCAGAACCGGAGTGCTGTAATCTTCAACAAAATCTTTTTTGATCCCTGCTTCGAAGCGTAAATCTTTTGTTGCAAAATACCGTAGTAATCCGGCTAAGGAACCCACATTCCGACTGACATTTTTAATGCCGCTCATGTAGCCTTCTCCTTTATTTACCTGAAATTCCCCGATGATATTGATGTTCCATTTCGGATCGAGGAAATAATTGAAATCATTCTTCAGGATATAATTTTTACCCGCTCCGCCGCTGCTTTTTGGGCGGTCGATATTATCGAAATACTGGAAATTTTCTTCCGTATAGGCCGCACGGAATACGTTGTTCAGCTTAGAAGTATTCCAGTCCCAGATAAGGAGGCTTCTCACATTCTGGGTTTCATATTTGGTTTTGGTCTGGCTGTCGAAAAATACGGGAAAATGCTGGTTTCCGTTGAAAAATTCAGAAATCCATGAAACCTGATGATGCGGTGCTATTTTATAAGCCGCTGCAAAATTAAAATTCGTATTCGAGTATTCCCCGTTTCGGTTGATATAATTCCTCGATTCTTCCACTTCATAATCATTTTCACTCACCGAGTAATTCCCCGACAGTTTAAAGCTGAATTTATTGTTGGAATACGAAGCTTTTGCAAAATTATTATACGTATCGAACGACGCTGCTTCGGAAAAAAGGGAAGCATGCAGCCCTTTGTTAAAATCAAGGCTGTTGTTGAGGTGTACCGTTCCACCGACCGCGCCGCTTCCGTAAATAACGCCTACACTTCCGGCTTTTACCTCAAGCTGGTCGAATCCCATCGACGGAATATTGTTTACGTCTCCCTGACCTAAAAACTGCGAATTAATATTAATGCCGTTCCATACAAAAGCCGTTTGTCCGGCACTGGTCCCGCGAAACGAAGGTGACGAAACCGCACCCCGTCCGTTTTCTTTAATATAAACCTGGGACTGGAAACGCAATATTTCGGAAAGGTTGGTTGAGTTTTTCTCGGCGTCTTCCGGACGGATGGTGTTCACTTTATGGAAAAGCTTCACCTTGCTCATCTGGTTATCGAAAACATACACGGTATCGATAGCTGTCTCCTGTGCAAAAAGAAAACAACCGTAAGACGAAAAAAGCAGTACGAGCGATTTTTTTATATCCATTATTTTTTTGCCCTTCCTCCGAAAGCAATTATTTTAAAATTAGATTCTGGCAGGTCTCCTGACTTTCGCTTTCTACACCTTCCCGTTTGCACAGTGGTTTGTCGTAGAAATCTTTTGCGCGATCTACAGTTGCGGGGACAGTTCGGGATTTTCACCCGATTCCCTTTTCATTCCAAATGATTGGAAACCAAAATTTTTGCAAAGATAAACTTATTCACCGGAAAAGCAAATCCCCGGACCCAATAGCTTCAAACTGTGGTATCAGCACAATGTAAACATCCGCAAATAAAAGAAACTGCCCTCCATAAAAAACGTTTGCTAAATTCCCTGCCTATTTCCCACCACACCCTCAAACCCCCAAAACCCTCAAACCCCCAAAACCCTCAAACTCCCAAAAACCCCAAAACCCTCCAACGCTTACACCCACAACCCTTTAAAATATCAGGAGCTGTTTCCCGCTATCCACTGTATCTTTTTTGTTACAGTCTCCGCGCTGCTCCGCCTGCAACAAAAAAGGATGCCGTTTCTATCGGGGCTAAAAACCCGGGATAGGATGGCTTCGAGAGCCTCTGCCACCCTCAGAACCAGACGCGTTCAATTATAAAAAAGAGAATCATGGAGATCAGAAAACCATGCGCAATCCATTTTCTATTACAGGAGTAGAAGGTTTTAAAGAAAAATTTAGACAAAGTAATTTGAAAGCAAAATACTCGACAGGATGAATTCACGATCCTCAGCTATCTTACAACAATTTACTTTTTATTGATAAAAAATAAACCCTAAAAAATATGCGCTGTCTATTCCCCTCCGGCCGGAGGGGTGGATAAATTTTCAGAGAAAATTTAGACGGGGCGGTTTAAAAAGTAAGCAGAAAAATTAACGAAATAAAAAGCTACAGGAAAGTAGCATCAAAATAAAACGGCAGCAGATCCTTAATGGCATGCACTTTCACCACTTCTTCATTCATGCTCGAAAAATAGAGTTCGATATTCTCCTGCTGCTTGGTTTCGTATTCCATCAGGCTTTGCCTGCATGCGCCGCACGGCGGAATCGGCGGGTTTTTCTCGTGAAATTCCTTCGGGCCGCCCACCACAAAAATCTTTTTGATCTTTACATCCGGAAAGTTGGCTGCGATCCAGAACAAAGCCGTTCGCTCCGCGCAAAGCCCGGAAGGATAAGCCGCATTCTCCTGATTGTTTCCCGAGTACATTTCACCGTTTTCCAACAACACCGAACAGCCCACCAGGAAATTGGAGTAGGGAGCATAGGCATTTTCGCGTGCTTCTTTAGCTCTTTCGAACAATTTTTTCTCAATATCGTTCAGCTCACTGCTATTCTTAAAATATTCGTAACTGATCTGAGTTTCTTTTTTCATATATTGTGGATTAAAAAAGGGGGATAAAATTATTTCTTTTTCGTGAGGTGGGCAATATAGGCCTGTTCTTTGCAACTTTCAATTTTTTAAAACCAAACTAAAATGTTATATACTCCAATTAAATTCAGAAATGTTGAGTTGAAAAACCGTTGGGTAATGTCACCCATGTGTATGTATTCCTGTGAAAACGGACTGGCGAATGACTTCCATTTTGTGCATTACGGCAGCCGGGCGCAGGGCGGAACGGGTTTAATTATTGTTGAAGCTACCGGAGTGGAACCCCGCGGACGGATCACCAATCACTGCATGGGAATCTGGACCAATGAGCAGGCTGAAAAACTTCAGAAAATCGTAGAATTTGTTCATCAGCACTCAGAAAGCAAGATCGGGATTCAACTGGCGCATTCCGGGAGGAAAGGCTCCACCTGGAACAATGTACAGATTCCGGTAGAGGAGGGTTGGGAGACCGTAGCACCGAGTTCCATTCCTTATCATCCGAAAGAGAGAATTCCGCATGCATTAACGGTAGAAGAAGTAAAGGAGCAGGTACAGAATTTTAAGCTGGCAGCAAGAAGGGCGGCAGCGGCAGGTTTCGATGTCATTGAAATTCATGCGGCTCACGGCTATCTGCTCCACCAGTTTTTGTCGCCGCTGTCCAATATCCGGACGGATGAATACGGCGGAAGCTTTGAAAACCGGATCAGGTTCCTGTTGGAAGTGGTAGACGCCGTTAACGAAGAGCTGGATGAAAATATAGCTTTATTTGTAAGGATTTCCGGAACAGAATATGCGGAAAATGGCTGGGATGTAGATGACAGTGTTCAATTATCGAAAATCCTGAAACAGCATAAAGTAGATTTGGTGGACGTTTCCAGCGGCGGAAATATCCACGGTGCTAAAATTGAAGTACGTGCAGGTTACCAGGTTCCTTTCGCTTCAAAAGTCCGCACGGAGGCAGAGGCCGAAACCGGAGCCGTCGGTCTGATTACAACCACGGAACAGGCGGAAGAAATCCTTCAGAAAGGAGAAGCCGATCTTATTTTTATTGCGAGAGAAATTTTAAGGAATCCCTACAAGGCCGTTCAGGGATCTTTTGAAATGAATGAAGAATGCTTCTTCCCGCATCAATATTTAAGGGCTAAAATCTCTACTTAATTTTATATATTTGGAAAAGAAAACCATTTAAATGAGAATAGAAGACTTTATGCTGCCGTGCCCGATCAAGAAATTTTTCGGATTCGAATGTTTCGGATGTGGTACCCAACGGGCGATAGTCATGGTCTTTGAAGGCAGATTTACAGAAGCATTTTATATGTTTCCCGCGGTATATACCTTATTGCTCTTTTTTGCCACGGTGGTTCTCAATTTTATGGATAAAAAACGGAATTACAGCAATGTGATGGTTTTTTTAGCCATTTTTAATGCCATTGTAATGGTTATTTCTTATTTTTATAAACATCTATTTGTACATATACATTAAATTAAACCATTAAAATGATAACTATGGATCAACAAAAGTTACCTAACGCAACAGCGGTCTTAATTTTAGGAATTGTATCGATTATCGGCTGCTGCTGTTATGGGCTCCCGGGGTTGGTTGCAGGGATCATTGCCCTTGTCCTGGCTAAAAAGGACGGAGAACTGTACAGGAAAAATCCTGCTTTATATTCCAATTACAGTCAGCTGAATGCAGGAAAGATTATGGCAATCATCGGGATTGTGTTAAGTATTTTATACGCTATCTATGTAGTTGTATTGATTTCAACGGTAGGTTGGGAAGCAATGAAAGACCCGCAACTGATGCAGGAAAGATTAAGAGACCTGATGGGTCAATAAATTTTCCTTTCAGAAATAAAACAAAGCCTTCCCCAAATCGGAGAAGGCTTTGTTTTTAGAGATATTTTAAAATGTGAAAGATTTAACGGCAAGCTTTTAAACCTCCATCATCCAGCTTCCATCACCCATCTTTTACTTCACAATAAATTTCAACGTTACATCGTCCAGCTTCAAAAGATAAATACCCTGCCCAGGATTTTTAATCCTGATCGAATTCCTGGTATTTTTAAAAGGCTGGTCAATCGTCTGGATTAATTTGCCCTGAAGATTATAAATTTCCGCTTTCCGAATAGATTCTGTTTTTCCTTTTACAAAAATTTCATTGCCTGAAACCGGATTGTTTGAAATCTGTAATGAATTCTGATTCAAGTCCGTCGCTGCCGGATAAAGGTTTTGAGTCTGTCTTGAAGTTCCCGAATAGCAGGTCCAGCTCAGGTTATCAATCGCTACCCGGTCGCTGGTTGAATTATTTTCCAGGGTAATCGCCACATTTCCGGAAATGTTGATGTTATTGATGGTAGTGGTCGTTGTATTGGAATTGTAAGGCACTGTTCCTACGGTATTTCCGTTTACTTTTACATTGAAGGTACCGTTTGATCCCGTGAATTTCAGCTGGGTGGTTACCGTTAGAGATCCGATCCCGTTGGCGGAACTGCCGGAAGCTAACGAACCGTCCCGTACGGTAATGGCTTTTGAAGAAATGGTCTGGTCGGTTCTGGCGTCTGTGGCGGTCCATGAAATGCCGTTATTCGTCCAGGTTCTCGTCAGGTAAGAAGCTGAGCTTGCGGTTGGAATGGTTTCAAACGTTTCGTTGGCACAGCCTGTTGAGCTTGGTGGGGTCGTGGTACCGGTACCGGAAGTAGATCCGGAGCCCCAGATCTGGCTTACATAATTCGGGTTGTCAATAAAAGGGTTCCGGTTTCCTTGAAAGGAGTAAGACGCGTTGTTCCGGTTGATCTCCGCCTGAGAAACAGGATCCTGGTTATGCCATGCCAGCAGGACATTCAGTTCCCAGGTCTGTAATCCCGGATATGCGGAGCTGCCCAGCATGTTTCCGGATGAGAACGTTGAAAGCCTGCTTTGGTACCTGGTTACAAAATAAAAGATCATCCGGGCAACATCTCCTTTAAATTCATCGATCGGCTCAAACACCGTCCCGGAATATCCTGAAGACGCGGATGTCCCCAATTTGGAACCGTTTTTAGAAGTAAAGCTGGCCGTTCCCACTTTCCCGAAAGGATAATTGGAACGCATCCCGTTTACTTTGCCGTCAGTCGCTCTGATGAAATGAATGTCCGAAACCATCGGAGAAGATTCATTGAATAAACTCTGCGGAACCAGGTGCTCCCGGTTGTAGCAGTTTCCTTCGACTGAATACGTTCCGCACTGGTTGGTTACGGGGGTAAATTTATAAGGATCGGTTCCTGACGGTTTTTCAGAATAAATGTCCAGAATCGAACCGTCATTTTCGTAGTTCTTGTCGATATCTGTGGTTTTATATCCGGTCCAGAGCCCGTTGTAGCCTTTGTCCTGGTGACCGTTGGTGATGATGTTACTCAATGCTGTTTTCAGGGATGCTCCTGAAAGACCGTTGGCCGAATTGTAATACCCGGAAGGGGCCTGGGCAACTGCCAGCCCGGAAGCCAATACCAAAAGAAATAGTGAATTTTTCATATAAATATTTAAGTAGGTAAGATTACTATAAATTTATCAATAAAAAATTACGGGATTGTTAATTTTAATAGTCAGCGAATAATAATTAAATTAAATAAATTTAATTTGGTGGTATTTGTCTGATTTTCAAATATTCATTTTTCAATACATTAACCCAGATTCTATTTGGGGTAATTTCAAAATTAATTTTAAGAAAGGTAAGGACTGCTATTGGAATTGGAAGATCCTAACGTAATTAAGTTTATTCATTTAATTTTAAATTATTAAATAAAATTAGGATGTACCATAAGTCAAAATTTTAAACAGTGTTTATTTTAACAGCTTAAAAAACTTTTTGATAGCCAAAGTCCATTGGTTGTCATATTAACTGTGGGTAACTTCCAACATCCCGCTTCCTTCTTCCGGCCTTTTATTCCAACTCATATCAAAACAAAAAAGCCAATACCGCAATGGCATTGACTTTCTATATATCTGATTAGTTGAATCTTATTTTCCCGGTTGCGGCGGGTAGTTTTTCATTATTTCCATCATGATTTCAGGAATCTGCTTTTGCTTGGCTTTCGGACGGTCTACGGAAATTCCGCTGCCAATTCCCTGCCAAACCAGTTTGTTGGATTTTGCATCTACCATATCCACAATAATGGCTCCCTCATTGTAATTGCTGGTCCAGGTTCTGTTCATCCCGATTCCCCAACCGAAAGGCCCGCCCCAGCCCCAGGCTCCGTATGGCGAAGTGGTCGTGATGTCGGTTACTTTTTTATGGTTGGCTTTTACATTGATGATCAGGTCAGGATTTTCGCCCGGCTGAAGACCTTTCGCCTGAAGTTGTCTCGACAACTCGTTTAAGACCCGGTCTTTATCAATATCATTCAGTTTAAGATCGTCGATTCTCAGTTTATACGTTCTGTACGTATTAAAATTAGCCGTACTCGCATAATCGGAACGTACATTAAAAGGACTGCAAGACGTTAAACCCAAAGTAGCCGAAGCTAGCAGAATAAAAATATAGCGCTTCATTTTTATTTATTTTTTTTATCGTTTTTAATAAATGTATCGGTCTTTTTATCGTATCCGTAAGGACAATGTCTACAGCCACTTTTACAGCAATGTCCTCTTTTCAAATGGAATTTTTCTGTAAAAACCTTATAACCCTGTTCGTTGTAGTAAAAGTCTTCACCTTCTTTGATGTCAAAAAGTGCCATAGGTTAAATCTCTAAGTAAAAAACTTTTATATTTGTTATTATGATAATTATATGCCAAAAGCCTTTAAAAAAATTAAAAATTAACGGCATTGCTCTTTTTCCTTTTATCTTCATAAGGAATCCCGAAGATAAGAAAAATAACGTATTGATCAACCACGAAAAAATCCACCTAAGGCAGCAGATTGAAATGCTCGTTATTTTCTTTTATCTTTTCTATGTTGTTGAATATTACTATTGGCTGGCCAAACTGAAAAACGCCGATCAGGCCTACCAGAGAATCTCTTTTGAAAGGGAAGCTTATGCGAATGAGCGCAACCTGAATTATCTCAGTGAAAGGCCGTTCTGGAGTTTCAGGAAATATCTTTAATATTCAAAATTCAAAATTCAAGATTCAAGATTCAAAATTCAAGATTCAAGATTCAAAGTTTAATGTTTAAAGAATCTCAAGTATTATTGTTATTCGGATTTTCGCAGAATCCACACGCGAATCTTTCCACGTTTTCTATAAGGGTGTGTTTAGATTCCTGCGAAATGACAGACGTTGCTTAATATTATGGTGAGATCTCTACAGAGTGTATAAATAGAATGTTTAAAACCTTTTAAAAAATATTATTTCTGATTTTCCCATTCCTGATCAAAATCTTTCTGCGTTTTTTCTGGGGCGAAATATCTGTCGTGATGTTTCCCGATGTCGTATGAAATAGCACGGTCTATCAGGAGGTTGAGATCAGGCTTTATCCATTCCGGAGAACCTTTTCTTTCCTGTCCGTTGGTATAAACCTTTAGGGCTTTGCCGTTCTTCATTTCCGCTTTTATCAGGAGACAGGTTTCTATATAAGCGCTGCATGGACGGCCTGTATATACTTCACTGGCCTCGCTTCCGTCGTTGAATGTAATTTTTAATTCGATGTAATTTCTGGGCTGGGTAGACTTTACTCCGTACCGGGCATAGCTTTCAATGGATTTTATGGATTGCAGAAACGCTATGGTATTCTGCCGTGCTTCAGGAATGTAGCCGGGATACATCACACTCTGGGTATGATCGTTTATTTCTTTATCAATCTCAGCATTCAGCATGCGGATCATTTTGTCATTTTGCCTGCCTGGAGTATCGAATTCTGATTTTGAGGGAAAATAGTTACGGAAAGCAATGAATGCGATTATTCCGCAAAAGGCGATAACAAAGGCGGCAATGAGTATAGAAACAGCGGTTTTTTTCATGGTTGTCATTTTTAAGTTTAGTTTAACTAATTTAAAAATTATCATTTAAAATAAATTCGGAAATTTGCATCTGATGAAAATCCCTGAAATACATATTCCTGTTATTGAAATTCCTACAGAAAAGAAAGTGAAGCTCTTTATGAAAAGGGAAGACCTTGTTCATCCTCAGATTTCCGGGAATAAGTATTGGAAGCTGTTTTTCAATATCAACAAGTATCTGGACCGAAAGCCGGCAAAGCCGTACATGATCACTTTCGGAGGTGCTTTTTCCAATCATATCGCTGCGGTTTCTGCGGTGGGGAATCTCGCAGGGGTTCCGACGTTGGGGATCATCCGAGGTGAGGAATTGAAAGACAAATGGCGTGACAATCCCACGTTGCTTTTTGCAAAAAGAAACGGCATGAACCTGCAGTTTGTAACCCGTGAAGAATACCGCCATAAAGAAAAGCTGACCGGATTTTTGCAGAAGGAATTTCCTGATGCTCTGATTATTCCGGAAGGCGGAACCAATGCCGAGGCCGTAGCCGGCGTGAGAATGATGCTGAATGAAGGAACAAAAGATTTTGATTATCTTTGCACTGCAGTCGGAACCGGGGGAACGATTGCCGGGCTTTCGAAATACAGCGAGGACCATCAGAAAGTTATAGGATTCAGGGTAGTTGATGATGATTCACTGGAAAATAGAATCCTGGAATTAACCTCAAAGAAGAATTTCAGTCTAATAGATTCAAGCTTTGGGGGTTATGGTAAAATAAAGGATGAGAATATCCGTTTTATCAATGATTTTAAAGAGAGATATAATATTCCTCTGGAACCGATCTATACAGGAAAAATGATGCAGAAAGTGTTTGAATTGATTGAAGAAGGTTTTTTTCCTGAAAACAGTAAGATTTTGTGCTTTCATACCGGCGGACTGCAGGGAATTGAAGGGGCGAACCTACTTTTGGAAAAACAGAACAGAACATTAATCGTATAAAGTAAAATTGAAAACATGAAACACGAAGTGTTCCATCTTTCTTTTTAAAACCATAAAAATTATAAGATGAAAAGACTTTTCACGCTGGTAAGCCTTTTAGTTTTATCAAAATTCTCAGCTCAGACCTGGGCTACTGAAGACCAATACATCCAGAAATTTGCAAAATACGCAGTAGAGGAAATGGAAAAATATAAGATTCCGGCTTCTATTACCCTGGCTCAGGGACTGCTGGAAACAGGAGGCGGGCAGAGCCGGCTGGCGCTGGAAGGCAAAAACCATTTCGGGATCAAATGTAAGGAAGACTGGACCGGAAAGACCATGAAGCATACCGATGATGCCCCGAATGAATGCTTCCGTGTATACGATGATCCGAGGCAGTCTTACGAGGACCATTCGATCTTTTTATCCACCAGAAAATATTACGCGAATCTTTTTAATTTAGATATGAAAGATTATAAAGCGTGGGCTACCGGACTGAAAAAGGCGGGATATGCTACCAATCCCCGTTATGCATCGATCCTGATCGGTAAAATTGAACGGTACAAATTATATGAATTCGATAATACCAGCTCCAAGGAAGTGCTGTATGCGGTTCTGAAGATGTATCCGGATCTGAAAAACGACGTGAGCTTCATGGCCCAGATGGATTCTGAAAAGTATGCTAAAAAAGCTAAAGTACCGGTGACTGTCGAAGTTCCGTACAAACAGACTTCTTATGCCCAGCAGCAGAAAAGGGTAGAAAGAATCAAGACCAGGGCGGAGATGATGAATACGATTCTCATAAAAAGCCACCCGAACGACGGCCTGAAATACATTATTATTCCTGAAGATACCAATGTAGAGTTTATCGCCAAAAAATTTAAAATCAGTGAAAGCAAGCTGATGAAATGGAACGAGCTGGAAAGTAATGTGCTGAAAAAAAATGAGATTGTGTTCCTGGAATCCAAAAATTCCGAAGGAAATACAGCAACCTACAAAGCCGAACCCGGCGAAGACATGCATGATATCG from Chryseobacterium sp. SORGH_AS_0447 includes these protein-coding regions:
- a CDS encoding endonuclease, coding for MKNSLFLLVLASGLAVAQAPSGYYNSANGLSGASLKTALSNIITNGHQDKGYNGLWTGYKTTDIDKNYENDGSILDIYSEKPSGTDPYKFTPVTNQCGTYSVEGNCYNREHLVPQSLFNESSPMVSDIHFIRATDGKVNGMRSNYPFGKVGTASFTSKNGSKLGTSASSGYSGTVFEPIDEFKGDVARMIFYFVTRYQSRLSTFSSGNMLGSSAYPGLQTWELNVLLAWHNQDPVSQAEINRNNASYSFQGNRNPFIDNPNYVSQIWGSGSTSGTGTTTPPSSTGCANETFETIPTASSASYLTRTWTNNGISWTATDARTDQTISSKAITVRDGSLASGSSANGIGSLTVTTQLKFTGSNGTFNVKVNGNTVGTVPYNSNTTTTTINNINISGNVAITLENNSTSDRVAIDNLSWTCYSGTSRQTQNLYPAATDLNQNSLQISNNPVSGNEIFVKGKTESIRKAEIYNLQGKLIQTIDQPFKNTRNSIRIKNPGQGIYLLKLDDVTLKFIVK
- a CDS encoding glucosaminidase domain-containing protein, with the protein product MKRLFTLVSLLVLSKFSAQTWATEDQYIQKFAKYAVEEMEKYKIPASITLAQGLLETGGGQSRLALEGKNHFGIKCKEDWTGKTMKHTDDAPNECFRVYDDPRQSYEDHSIFLSTRKYYANLFNLDMKDYKAWATGLKKAGYATNPRYASILIGKIERYKLYEFDNTSSKEVLYAVLKMYPDLKNDVSFMAQMDSEKYAKKAKVPVTVEVPYKQTSYAQQQKRVERIKTRAEMMNTILIKSHPNDGLKYIIIPEDTNVEFIAKKFKISESKLMKWNELESNVLKKNEIVFLESKNSEGNTATYKAEPGEDMHDIAQKFGIKLNKLYAKNRMDEGQKPTPGQLIYLIDKKPRN
- a CDS encoding DUF5522 domain-containing protein; the protein is MALFDIKEGEDFYYNEQGYKVFTEKFHLKRGHCCKSGCRHCPYGYDKKTDTFIKNDKKNK
- a CDS encoding DUF4136 domain-containing protein, whose translation is MKRYIFILLASATLGLTSCSPFNVRSDYASTANFNTYRTYKLRIDDLKLNDIDKDRVLNELSRQLQAKGLQPGENPDLIINVKANHKKVTDITTTSPYGAWGWGGPFGWGIGMNRTWTSNYNEGAIIVDMVDAKSNKLVWQGIGSGISVDRPKAKQKQIPEIMMEIMKNYPPQPGK
- a CDS encoding 1-aminocyclopropane-1-carboxylate deaminase/D-cysteine desulfhydrase, producing MKIPEIHIPVIEIPTEKKVKLFMKREDLVHPQISGNKYWKLFFNINKYLDRKPAKPYMITFGGAFSNHIAAVSAVGNLAGVPTLGIIRGEELKDKWRDNPTLLFAKRNGMNLQFVTREEYRHKEKLTGFLQKEFPDALIIPEGGTNAEAVAGVRMMLNEGTKDFDYLCTAVGTGGTIAGLSKYSEDHQKVIGFRVVDDDSLENRILELTSKKNFSLIDSSFGGYGKIKDENIRFINDFKERYNIPLEPIYTGKMMQKVFELIEEGFFPENSKILCFHTGGLQGIEGANLLLEKQNRTLIV